TAGGCATATCGAGCGCGGCTGCCTTCGGAGCCTCCTTCGCCATCATCTTCCTTGGCGCAGGCAGCAGCATGACCAACATAGTTTCCATCAATAACCCCTACGTGACCACCATATGCGCATTTTTATTCTCGCTGATAGCAACCGGAGCCATACTGGCACTTACCAAACTTACACGAGTCAGCGCTGAGACGATGATACTGGCAGGTGTGGCTATCAGCGTCATGTTCTCTGCAGGGTTATCCTTCATGCAGTACATTGCTACTGACTCACAGTTGGGCAATATTGTATCGTGGACCTTCGGCGATTTAGGCAAAGCAACTTGGTCTTGGAACACCCTAATTCTTGTGGTCTTTATCCCAGTGGCTTTTTACTTCTTCTACAAGAGATGGGACTATAATGCCCTAGACGCAGGAGAAGACACAGCCAAAGGGTTAGGCGTCAATACAGAACGGGAAAGACTCATAGGCATGATTTTAACCGCCGTTCTTTCCGCAGTCATAGTTTCCTTCTTCGGCATCATTGCCTTCATTGGCCTTCTGGGTCCACACATCGCCCGGATGATTATAGGCAGCGACCACCGTTACCTGATTCCGCTCTCAATTATCCTTGGAGCCATCATCTTGCTCATAGCAGACGCAATTGGTCAAGTAATCCTCTACCCATCAGTTATACCAGTAGGCATCATCACCTCAATGCTTGGAGGACCCCTTTTCATATACCTGCTAATCAGGAGGTACAGGAAATGATCTTCTTCGATGTGCAGGGCATCAATTTTGCTTATCGAAGCAGGCAAGTCCTAAACAACGTTTCATTCACAGTAGAGAAAGACGACGTCGTCTCCATTTTAGGACCTAATGGTGTTGGAAAAACCACTTTGATTAAATGCATAAGCAAGGTGCTTACACCAAACGCGGGCTCAGTGTCCATGGAAGGGTCAATCCTTCATGATATGAGCAAAAGAGACATCGCCAAGAACATAGGGTACGTAGCACAAAGAAGCGAGACATCCAAGACTACAGTGTTTGATTCTGTGCTGTTGGGTAGGAAACCTCACTTTGAATGGGACACCACTGAAAAAGACATTCGATTGGCAGGAAGAGTACTCCACCTATTAGGTCTCGATGGACTGGCACTCAAATACGTCGATGAAATCAGCGGAGGAGAATACCAACTTGTGCAAATAGCACGAGTTTTAGTTCAACAACCAAAAGTAATCCTCCTCGATGAGCCCACAAGCAGCCTTGATTTAGCCAACCAACACATGATAATGCACCTAATCAGAAACATAACCAAGAAGAATCATATGGCAGCAATCATGGTTATTCACGACCTCAACTTAGCCATCCGCCACTCAGACAAGTTTATCCTAATGAAGAGCGGGATGGTTTACGCAGCGGGAGACCATGAAATCATCACCCCCGAGAACATCAAAGAAGTATACAACATCGACGCATTCGTAGAGAGCGTACGCGGGATACCAGTGGTCATCCCAATATAAACGGAGCTAAAATACATGAATCCAAAACAAAGGGACTTCTTCAACGAAAAAGCAGGAATATGGGACAAGATTACCATTCACAACCTCGAAAAAGTCCAATACATCACAGATAAGCTGGAGATTCGCAGCAGTGACAGAATCTTGGACGTAGGCGCTGGAACAGGAATCATGATTCCTTTCTACGAAAAACAGCTGGGTGATGGAAGCGTGGTTGCGATGGATTATTCAGAGAAAATGATTGATATGGCCCGCTTGAAACATCCAGAGAATACTCACCCCAAGATTTCCTTCAGAGTTTCCGACGTTTATGAACTTAAATACGATGCGGAATTTGATTTGGTTGTTTGTTATTCCTGTTTTCCCCATTTCGTTGACCAGCCCCTAGCCATCAAGATACTAACTAAAGCACTAAATCAAGGCGGACGCTTGGCTGTGGCGCATTCTGATTCGGCAGACAAGATTAATGGTGTTCACATGAATGGGGGCGTGGCGGTCAAGAATGATTTCCTACCCAGCATGGAAGACCTCAAACAGATGATGAAAGATAGCGGCCTTACAGTCACTTTTGAAAGGAATGACGATAGCTACTTCATATGCATAGCTAAAAAGGCATAGTAAACGCAAATTAGACGCGAAGTTGAAATCTCCGCTCACGGCATTTTTCATCTTTGGTTGAGCACGGAGATTTTTATTTGGATTATTTCTTGATTTTCTCTTAGGCGGTCGACAAATTTTCTGATAAGGAGGGCTTGGCCTTTGAGGATTATGACTTCTAGGCAGAAGCCATGGTGGATGTGAGTGTGCATAAATGTTGAGACTAAGTCGCCGTAGACGTGTTGGGTTTCTATTAGGCGTCTGCGGTCGGCGTTTTCTTTGTAGATGAGGGTTATGGTTGCGATGGCTTCTCCGTCTAGGTCTTCGATTTGCAGGTCTTCGGTTAGGTATAGTCTTAGGGCTTGTCGGACTATTTCGGAGCGGCTTACGAAGCCTTTTTCTTTCATGTTTTGGTCAATTTGTTTGATTAAGGGGTCTGGTAGGGATAAGCTGATTACTGTCATCTTGGTTCGTTATTAGAGTTCGCTGTTGATGTTAATAACTTTTATTAAACTTTAGCAGAAGCAGCGACGTCATTATTAATGTTTTAAAAAAGCTTAATAATACCTTGAATGTAGCATCAACCATGAATAATAAACAAAAAATCCTTCTCACAACCATCATAATAGTTATCATAGCATCCATCAGTGTAATCTCGCTAACCACAAACAAACCCGCCTCAACCAAACTAAACGTGGTCACAACCTTCTACCCCCTAACATACCTAACCGAGCAAATCGGAGGGGACCAAATCCAAGTAACCCAACTTGTCTCCGACAACACCGAAATCCACAGCTGGGAACCCTCCGCCTCACACATCGTCGCCGCCCAAGACGCCGACATAATAATCTACAACGGCGCAGGCGCAGATCAATGGATGCAAGACGACATAATCCCTTCTCTATCAACTGCTAAAAATCGAACCATCGTAGACACAACAAATGGTCTAACACTCATCGCGAACCAAGAACATGAGGAGGAAACAGGTGAAGAAGGTCATGCCCATGGCGCATATGACCCCCACACGTGGATAAGCCCTTATATGGCTAAACAGCAAGCCCAGAACATCTACAACGCTCTAATCCAAGCAGACCCCCAACATGAAAGCTACTATACTCAAAGATGGAACAGCCTAGAAACACAACTCACCCAATTAGACAACGAATACACTCAATCCTTAGAAAACGCCGCCAAAGACACAATATTCGTATCCCATGAAGCCTTTGGTTACTTGGCAACTCGGTACGGTTTTGAGCAGCAAGGCGTAATTGGGTTATCAGCAGATGAGCAGCCAAGCGCAGCCACTATTGCTAACCTAGTCAAAGCCATGGAGGAGAAGCAAATCTATTCTGTTTATGTTGACCCAGTATATTCAAGAGAATACGCTCAAACCATACAAAGCGAAGTTCAAGCACAAACAGGAAAACAAGTAACGATATTGGAACTGTATTTGATTTTGGGGCAGACCGACGGTATGGATCTCATGCAGCAGATGCAAGCCAACCTATCAGACCTAAAAAACGGGTTGGAGGCAACATAGAACTCGAACGCTAAGTAAATAAAGGTAAACCGCAAACGTGTAGAGAAGAAACTTCATGCCTCAAACCACTCCCATTTTAGAAGTAAAAAATGTAGATATCTACCGTGGAAGCGAAAAAATAATCGATAAAGCCGACTTCGCCATAGACCGCGGTGACTACGTGGGGGTAGTGGGTCCTAACGGCGGCGGAAAAACCACCCTGTTAAGCGCAATCCTTAACTTTATCCCAATAACCAGCGGTGAGATACGCTTATTCGGCGAAGACATCAACAAATTTTGTGCGTGGGGCAAAGTCGCATACATTTCTCAGCAGGCAACCAGTTTTGAGGAGCAATTTCCTCTTACGGTTAGAGAACTTGTTTCTTTGGGCTGCATCAGGAGAGGCAACATTGGTCGTGGTCTTAAAGCGGAAGATTGGGCAGAGGTTGACCAAAGCATCGATTTCATGGGGTTATGCGATGTCGCGAACAAACGAATCGGGCAGCTTTCCGGGGGTCAAAAACAGCGGGTGTTTGTGGCAAAAGCCTTAGCCCGCAAACCCGAACTAATTTTTCTTGATGAACCCATCGTGGGTGTTGATTCTACTGCACAAGAGAAATTCTACGAAAAACTCAGCGATTTAAACCTTGAACGACAGACAACCATATTGATTGTCACCCACGATTTAGCCTCCGTTTTCTGTCGCATGTCAAAGGTTTTATGCGTCAACAAACGGGTAGAAGTAGCCAAAATAACCGAAGAACTAGATACATCACAGCTGCTCAAAAGGGCATACGGGGAACATTTCCATTTCGTCTTCCATAGACACGAATGTAAGGGAGTTTTCAATCACGAGCCTTAACCTTTTTGATTTATTTGGTTACCAATTCTTCCAAAATGCCCTCTTAGGCGGCACCATTGCAGCAGTAGCCTGCGGTTTAGTGGGGCTCTTCTTGGTACTAAAGAAGGAATCCATGGTAGGAGACGGAATATCGCACACCGCATTTGGCGGCGTAGCCATAGGCTTACTATTCGGCATCAACCCCCTCTTCACAGCCCTAATCGTTTCAATATTGGCAGTTTTCGCAATCTCATACATGAGGCAAAAAAAGATAGCTGCATCGGACTCCGCAATAGCAGTAATGCTTGCTTTAGGCTTCTCCACAGGTTTAATCGTGATTAGCATAGCAGGCGGCTTCAATGTTGAATTGTTTAGTTACTTGTTTGGCTCGATTTTGACGATTGACTGGACAGACTTAGTGCTGGTTTCCTCTTTAGGATTAGCTGTTGTGATATTCATCAGTATTTTCCGCCGCGAACTCCTCTCTATGGTCTTTGATGAAGATGATTCAAGAATTATGGGCATACCGACAAGAAAACTGTCCTTAGTTTTTGATTTATTGGTCGCAGTCACAATTGTGCTGTCAATCAAGGTTATTGGAACGATTCTTGTCGTGGCGCTTTTGGTGATTCCAGGGCTCTGCGCGCTGAGGCTAAATTTCTCTTTTAAGAAAACATTGCTCGCTACTGTCGGGTTTAGTGTTCTAAGCACAATTTTAGGAATCATCCTCTCAGCAGTGTTCAACATAGTGACTGCGGGTGTGATTGTTTTTGTTTTGGTGCTGTTCTTCCTTTTGACTTTGCTGTATAAAAAAATTGAATAAAACACACAAAAGAGTCACGCACTTTTTTGTTTCTTAGCTGTGATTAGGGACTGCGTGAAGGCCAGAAAAATCTACAATGCTCTTGAAAATGCGGGGCCGGCTGCCTTCTCCTGCTAGATAAGCAAAGGATGCTGCATGCTTAGCTAAGTTTGGTTTGTCTTAAGGGAATTGATAACACAAACCTTACGCCCTGTCCGAATTCGCCTGTTTCCGCAACAGTCCAGCCATAAAGGTCACATATCCGCTGAATCAGAAACAAACCCAACCCTGTCCCTTTTCCTGCGCCTTTCTGAAAAAGCCGAGGCTTGATATCGGGGTCTATACCGCCGCCGTTGTCTTCATAGATTAGTTTTAGGTGCGTCTGGGTTTTGTTTGAATAAATCTTGATTTGACGTAGGTTCTTGCCGTATTTGAATGAGTTATCCAAAAGGTTGTGGAAGATTTCAATTAAGGCAACATCGGCCTCAACCTCGCAGTTAATGTCAGAGACATCTACAGTTACGTGATTTAAATCAGAAAAGAAGCTTTGTGCCTTCTTGATGGCATCGTAAACTGGCACCCATGAAAGCCCTTGGTCTCCAACTGATTGAATTGTCTGAGCAAACTCTAGGATGCGGATGATATGTTGTGTTTGGGCGTAAATCTGGGTTATCATTGCGAGCATTTGGGTGTTATTGTTGGAGAATTTCTTTGATAGAAACAAGGAAGCGTTAATGTTTTGGAGTTTGTTTCGGATGTCGTGTTGTACGAATCCGCCGACAACCCGCAGTTTTTCGAGTAGTAACTCGGTTTGCGCAAGAGCGAGGTCACGTTCTTCTTGGGCCCGTTTTCGCTCTGTTATGTCTCGGCTTATGGTGATGAACGAGATTTCTCCATGGGCGCCGTGGACAACGCTAATTTTAGCTTCAAGCCAAAGTGATTTTCCTGTTTTTGTGCGTAGCCGAAACTCGATCGGTTCCATTTGCCCAGTTTTAACCAAATCATGCATTTTTGGGTTTAATCTCAAAATGTCTTCGGCGTCAAGTAGCTGAAGAATGCTCTTTTTTCCTACTAACTCTTCGGGGCTATAATCAAAAATAGTTTTAGCGGAAGGTGAAACGTACACAAACATGCCATTCACGTTGGTTACGGTCAAAACATCCTGTGCGTTTTCTGCTATGAAACGGCAGTTTTCCTCGCTTTCCCGCAGTTTTGCCTCGATGAGTTTATGCTCAGTAATATCGTAGGCTGCAAAGCGTACTCCGTTGACTTCATTTTTGTCGTTGTAGGAAGGTTCAAAGTAAGTATCAAGATAGAGGGATCCCGTTTCCAGATTAAGAACTACTTCTCGACGTAGCGACCCCCCAGTTTTCATCAAGTTCAACAGTGCCTTACGAATGGCATCGCAGTCTTGAATATTGCAAATCGTACCGAAAGAGTTCCCCAAAAAAGCTGAATCAGGCTTATCCTTAATCTGATGATTATACACCCAAGTATACCTTAAAGAACAATCAAGCGTTGCCATCATTATAGGCGAGTTTTGGACCGCCAAACGGAAATGTTCCTCACTTTCGCGGAGCCGTAATTCTGCGTTTTTTGACTCGGTAACGTCTCTTATTGTGCTGACTATCTGCTTGACGTTTCCATTTTCCAGCATCCGAGAGAAAGAATGATCTACCCAGCGTACTTCACCCTGCTTAGTTATTATTCGGTATTTCAAGTTGCCGCTGGAGTCACATGACAACGCAGTATTGATGATTTGCCGCACGCCAGGTTCATCCTCGGGATGGATAAAATCAGGTATTTTTCCCACTAACTCTTCGGGTTCATAACCGAGCATTTGTTTGCAAACGGGACTAAGGTAAACAATTTTGCCGTCGCTTTCTGTGAGCACAATAAGGTCTTTACTGTTTGTCACCATTCGCTCAAAGCGTTCTTCACTTTCTTTGAGCAGTTTTTTGGCGAGGGCTTTCTCGTAGAGATTCCGAACGCAGACAGCTAATTCTGTGTAAACAGTTTGAGGATCACCTTGCTTGTCAATGTATCGGGCTATGCCCAAATTGAGCGCATGTACGGCGATTTCTTTTTGTCCTTTTCCCGTGAACAAAATAAAGGGTACTTGTGAACCGTTTTGTTTGAGCGCCTTAAAAAGGTCCAAACCGTTTTTGTCGGGCATTTTGTAGTCGGATAGCACTACGTCGAAGTGGCTGTTCTCCATTTTTTTTAGAGCTTCATCGACTGAGGTGGCTGTGTCGACTGCAAAGTACCCTATGGTTGAGAGGATTCTCTTTGAAGACTTTAGGAAGTCTATGTCGCCATCTACATGTAGCACTCGAATGATAGTGTTTGAATCAGCCAAATAGCATCACTTTTAGATTCTGAGACTGAATAAAAAGAGTGTGTACATGAGAAACATGACAAACACTTACAACAATTTAGCCACAAACTAAACATCTGATTCATAAATCTAGTTAAAATACGTCTCAAACAATTCAATTACAACAACTGAGTGAATAATTATATAGCTTTCACGGGTGCCCGTCCACGTTACCCACTTAAAGTCAATTTTGGCGCTCCCGACCATAGGGATACAGGCAAGGGGATTTACACGTGCATAGCAGACACCACAAGTGAAAGCCAACATAGTACTTGACATGATGATTTTTTAGGGTTGTCATGACGGAAAAAAACGCACAAATAACATCAAAAGAAATGGGTTCAGCTTATGGTGAGGAATACGCCGGGTTGCCGAAGCGGCTGCATACTGAAGATCCATTCGTATTTGAGTAGTTGATATAGACTGTTTTTAACTCTGTGAACTCATTGACGCCTTCGGGTCCGCCTTCGCGATTGCTGCCTGAAGCTTTGACTCCGCCAAATGGCAAATGTACTTCGCTTCCAACAGTAGGGTTATTTACATAGGTAATACCTGCCTGAAGCCTTTTGACAACAAGCAGGGCGTGGTCGATGTTTTTTGTGTAAACAGCTGAGCTTAACCCATAGTCGGAACTATTCGCTATGTCTATGGCTTCAGCTAAGTTCTTAGCAGATAACACCGATACAACTGGACCAAATATTTCTTCTTTGCAAAGCCGCATATCTGCTCTGCATTCACCAAAGATAGTGGGCTCAAAAAACCATCCGCTTAGACGCTCAGGCACATGCCCCCCTACCAATAGCTTGGCGCCTTCCTCCATGCCGATTTCGCAATATCGCTGGGTCTTATCTTGCGCTTTTTTGTTCACTAAGGGACCCATGTCCGTTTTGGGGTCTAAGCCGTTTCCAAGCCTAAGCCTTGAAATCTGATTGGTCAACATTTTTTCTACTCTGCCCCGTACCGACTCCTCTACGATTACACGGGAGGTTGCTGTGCATCGTTGCCCCGAAGTTGCAAAGCCACCCCACAAAACCGCTTCAACCGCACGGTTTAGGTCAGCGTCAGATAGAATGATTAGAGCGTTTTTCCCGCCAAGCTCCAGACTTACCCGCTTAACACCCGCTGTCAGTAGGATTTTGGCGCCAGTATCTTTGTGCCCACAAAAAGAAACCAGCCTCACCTGTCGATTCTTCGCCAACGCGTCCCCCACAACCGCGCCAGGTCCCGTTACAAGATTAAGTACGCCTTTGGGTAAGCCTGTTTGCTGCAGAATTTCAACGAGTTGGGTGGCGCATTGAGGAGCCTCAGAAGAGGGCTTAAAAACTACTGTGTTGCCGCAAATTAGAGAGTAGAAGATTTTTCGGGCAGGAATCATCATGGGAAAATTCCAGGGGGTAATCAGGGCCACTACGCCAATCGGCATTCGAAAAGTGAAAACAAACCGTTCAGGCTTCTCAGAGGTCGAAGTATGCCCCAAAAGTCGTCTGCCTTCCGCCGCCGTATAATATGCAAGATTAATGGCTTGTTGAATGTCCATTAGAGATTCTCGGAGGGGTTTACCCATCTCCCGCGTCATCGTCGTAGCTATTTGGTCTTTTTGGGTTTGCAACAGTTCGGCGGCTTTAAGCAGGTATTGGCCACGTTTTGGCGCAGGCATATCTGCCCATCCTTGAGAGGCATCTTGGGCAGCGTCCACCGCAGCTTCAGCATCTTGGAGGTTTCCCTTCTGGAAGGGACCTAAAGTGTCGTTGGGGTCC
This genomic stretch from Candidatus Bathyarchaeota archaeon harbors:
- a CDS encoding iron ABC transporter permease yields the protein MLVLVVCVIVAAQNGPIKIPFPDVIRYIFTFDTSGMGGTVWNIRMVRIVGAIAAGAGLAVAGVVMQCILRNPLASPFTLGISSAAAFGASFAIIFLGAGSSMTNIVSINNPYVTTICAFLFSLIATGAILALTKLTRVSAETMILAGVAISVMFSAGLSFMQYIATDSQLGNIVSWTFGDLGKATWSWNTLILVVFIPVAFYFFYKRWDYNALDAGEDTAKGLGVNTERERLIGMILTAVLSAVIVSFFGIIAFIGLLGPHIARMIIGSDHRYLIPLSIILGAIILLIADAIGQVILYPSVIPVGIITSMLGGPLFIYLLIRRYRK
- a CDS encoding ABC transporter ATP-binding protein; translated protein: MFFDVQGINFAYRSRQVLNNVSFTVEKDDVVSILGPNGVGKTTLIKCISKVLTPNAGSVSMEGSILHDMSKRDIAKNIGYVAQRSETSKTTVFDSVLLGRKPHFEWDTTEKDIRLAGRVLHLLGLDGLALKYVDEISGGEYQLVQIARVLVQQPKVILLDEPTSSLDLANQHMIMHLIRNITKKNHMAAIMVIHDLNLAIRHSDKFILMKSGMVYAAGDHEIITPENIKEVYNIDAFVESVRGIPVVIPI
- a CDS encoding class I SAM-dependent methyltransferase, with product MNPKQRDFFNEKAGIWDKITIHNLEKVQYITDKLEIRSSDRILDVGAGTGIMIPFYEKQLGDGSVVAMDYSEKMIDMARLKHPENTHPKISFRVSDVYELKYDAEFDLVVCYSCFPHFVDQPLAIKILTKALNQGGRLAVAHSDSADKINGVHMNGGVAVKNDFLPSMEDLKQMMKDSGLTVTFERNDDSYFICIAKKA
- the nikR gene encoding nickel-responsive transcriptional regulator NikR — encoded protein: MTVISLSLPDPLIKQIDQNMKEKGFVSRSEIVRQALRLYLTEDLQIEDLDGEAIATITLIYKENADRRRLIETQHVYGDLVSTFMHTHIHHGFCLEVIILKGQALLIRKFVDRLRENQEIIQIKISVLNQR
- a CDS encoding zinc ABC transporter substrate-binding protein, giving the protein MNNKQKILLTTIIIVIIASISVISLTTNKPASTKLNVVTTFYPLTYLTEQIGGDQIQVTQLVSDNTEIHSWEPSASHIVAAQDADIIIYNGAGADQWMQDDIIPSLSTAKNRTIVDTTNGLTLIANQEHEEETGEEGHAHGAYDPHTWISPYMAKQQAQNIYNALIQADPQHESYYTQRWNSLETQLTQLDNEYTQSLENAAKDTIFVSHEAFGYLATRYGFEQQGVIGLSADEQPSAATIANLVKAMEEKQIYSVYVDPVYSREYAQTIQSEVQAQTGKQVTILELYLILGQTDGMDLMQQMQANLSDLKNGLEAT
- a CDS encoding metal ABC transporter ATP-binding protein, whose amino-acid sequence is MPQTTPILEVKNVDIYRGSEKIIDKADFAIDRGDYVGVVGPNGGGKTTLLSAILNFIPITSGEIRLFGEDINKFCAWGKVAYISQQATSFEEQFPLTVRELVSLGCIRRGNIGRGLKAEDWAEVDQSIDFMGLCDVANKRIGQLSGGQKQRVFVAKALARKPELIFLDEPIVGVDSTAQEKFYEKLSDLNLERQTTILIVTHDLASVFCRMSKVLCVNKRVEVAKITEELDTSQLLKRAYGEHFHFVFHRHECKGVFNHEP
- a CDS encoding metal ABC transporter permease, whose product is MTSLNLFDLFGYQFFQNALLGGTIAAVACGLVGLFLVLKKESMVGDGISHTAFGGVAIGLLFGINPLFTALIVSILAVFAISYMRQKKIAASDSAIAVMLALGFSTGLIVISIAGGFNVELFSYLFGSILTIDWTDLVLVSSLGLAVVIFISIFRRELLSMVFDEDDSRIMGIPTRKLSLVFDLLVAVTIVLSIKVIGTILVVALLVIPGLCALRLNFSFKKTLLATVGFSVLSTILGIILSAVFNIVTAGVIVFVLVLFFLLTLLYKKIE
- a CDS encoding PAS domain S-box protein translates to MADSNTIIRVLHVDGDIDFLKSSKRILSTIGYFAVDTATSVDEALKKMENSHFDVVLSDYKMPDKNGLDLFKALKQNGSQVPFILFTGKGQKEIAVHALNLGIARYIDKQGDPQTVYTELAVCVRNLYEKALAKKLLKESEERFERMVTNSKDLIVLTESDGKIVYLSPVCKQMLGYEPEELVGKIPDFIHPEDEPGVRQIINTALSCDSSGNLKYRIITKQGEVRWVDHSFSRMLENGNVKQIVSTIRDVTESKNAELRLRESEEHFRLAVQNSPIMMATLDCSLRYTWVYNHQIKDKPDSAFLGNSFGTICNIQDCDAIRKALLNLMKTGGSLRREVVLNLETGSLYLDTYFEPSYNDKNEVNGVRFAAYDITEHKLIEAKLRESEENCRFIAENAQDVLTVTNVNGMFVYVSPSAKTIFDYSPEELVGKKSILQLLDAEDILRLNPKMHDLVKTGQMEPIEFRLRTKTGKSLWLEAKISVVHGAHGEISFITISRDITERKRAQEERDLALAQTELLLEKLRVVGGFVQHDIRNKLQNINASLFLSKKFSNNNTQMLAMITQIYAQTQHIIRILEFAQTIQSVGDQGLSWVPVYDAIKKAQSFFSDLNHVTVDVSDINCEVEADVALIEIFHNLLDNSFKYGKNLRQIKIYSNKTQTHLKLIYEDNGGGIDPDIKPRLFQKGAGKGTGLGLFLIQRICDLYGWTVAETGEFGQGVRFVLSIPLRQTKLS
- a CDS encoding aldehyde dehydrogenase family protein; the protein is MLLKFQLFIGGEWVDSESGETYSRVNPADPNDTLGPFQKGNLQDAEAAVDAAQDASQGWADMPAPKRGQYLLKAAELLQTQKDQIATTMTREMGKPLRESLMDIQQAINLAYYTAAEGRRLLGHTSTSEKPERFVFTFRMPIGVVALITPWNFPMMIPARKIFYSLICGNTVVFKPSSEAPQCATQLVEILQQTGLPKGVLNLVTGPGAVVGDALAKNRQVRLVSFCGHKDTGAKILLTAGVKRVSLELGGKNALIILSDADLNRAVEAVLWGGFATSGQRCTATSRVIVEESVRGRVEKMLTNQISRLRLGNGLDPKTDMGPLVNKKAQDKTQRYCEIGMEEGAKLLVGGHVPERLSGWFFEPTIFGECRADMRLCKEEIFGPVVSVLSAKNLAEAIDIANSSDYGLSSAVYTKNIDHALLVVKRLQAGITYVNNPTVGSEVHLPFGGVKASGSNREGGPEGVNEFTELKTVYINYSNTNGSSVCSRFGNPAYSSP